The Candidatus Nanosynbacter lyticus genome window below encodes:
- a CDS encoding O-antigen ligase family protein, protein MKRISSTIRVWLLAAVLFGGALSLQPSISLAMLDFPSFRIGLYQVAVIGVVGCGLGIMVRQRLWPRGRWWWLSIGMLAVTSIVGLLLSYVRARTALYTASLLLLLVAAVCAALMYRSLSAGNRRRLMTIGLWSGIVFGVLAVLQLIFAHVEPTAFGTLCSGCHAGVFGFVRINLFAAEPQFLASSLLPALFVGLCWRERRRLAGWSVFGSSVAISLTFSRGAFIAIIGAGIVYGIVRWWQRCRSGSRSIDTVEPIRRDTWRQLGIITAGFVVGCTLLLVSAVVRYHNTPHIAYNTAVSMLDQLSLGRIKLPQKNTIPTPGSTPSPQVPPTSETTAPEAPPATQPNPLAPSANFQPSGFVAASANDRLNAARLALRAWAVSPRTILFGTGLGNLGSFIQHQLHQPVSTDHTVYIFYVLLLSNIGVVGMIPLLALLAVTLWRSGRWLLKPWGQFALLLTTAIAIHFWFFGSLINSVHCLAWIGIFLYNHPKGHEEEL, encoded by the coding sequence GTGAAGCGAATATCATCGACGATACGTGTGTGGCTGCTGGCCGCCGTACTGTTTGGCGGCGCACTGTCCTTGCAGCCGAGCATCAGCCTGGCAATGCTCGATTTTCCATCATTCCGCATTGGACTATATCAAGTGGCGGTGATCGGCGTGGTTGGCTGCGGTCTTGGCATAATGGTGCGCCAGCGACTGTGGCCTCGGGGGCGATGGTGGTGGCTGAGCATTGGTATGCTGGCTGTCACCAGTATCGTTGGGCTGTTATTATCTTATGTCCGAGCGCGTACCGCATTATATACGGCATCGCTTTTATTGCTGCTGGTGGCCGCGGTATGTGCTGCTCTGATGTACCGGTCACTATCAGCGGGCAATCGGCGGCGCCTCATGACAATTGGCTTGTGGAGCGGCATCGTGTTTGGTGTGTTAGCGGTGCTGCAGCTCATCTTTGCTCACGTTGAGCCAACGGCGTTTGGTACGCTCTGCTCGGGCTGTCATGCTGGCGTGTTTGGCTTTGTCAGGATTAATCTGTTTGCTGCTGAGCCGCAATTTTTAGCAAGCAGCTTACTGCCAGCCCTGTTCGTTGGACTGTGCTGGCGAGAGCGACGGCGGCTGGCTGGCTGGAGCGTTTTTGGTAGCAGCGTGGCAATCAGCCTCACGTTTTCGCGCGGCGCGTTTATCGCGATAATTGGTGCGGGTATCGTGTATGGTATCGTCCGCTGGTGGCAGCGGTGTAGAAGCGGGTCTCGTTCTATTGACACCGTGGAGCCTATTCGTCGTGATACGTGGCGTCAGCTCGGCATCATCACGGCCGGGTTTGTGGTTGGATGCACTCTACTGCTGGTATCAGCGGTGGTTCGCTATCACAACACACCGCATATTGCCTATAATACTGCAGTGAGCATGCTTGACCAGTTGTCGCTCGGCCGCATTAAATTACCGCAAAAAAATACCATCCCAACGCCGGGCAGCACGCCCTCACCGCAGGTACCGCCAACCAGCGAGACTACAGCACCAGAGGCACCGCCCGCCACCCAGCCAAACCCGCTCGCACCATCAGCCAATTTCCAGCCATCGGGTTTCGTCGCCGCTTCGGCTAATGACCGACTCAACGCCGCTCGACTGGCGCTCCGAGCCTGGGCAGTAAGTCCACGCACCATACTCTTTGGGACTGGCCTTGGCAATCTCGGCAGCTTTATCCAACACCAGCTGCATCAACCGGTATCGACCGATCACACGGTGTATATTTTCTACGTTTTGCTGCTGAGTAATATTGGCGTTGTCGGTATGATACCGCTTCTAGCACTGCTTGCCGTCACGCTATGGCGCAGTGGCCGATGGCTACTAAAACCGTGGGGGCAATTTGCCTTACTATTAACGACGGCTATCGCCATCCACTTTTGGTTTTTTGGCAGCTTGATCAACTCGGTGCACTGCCTTGCATGGATTGGTATTTTCTTGTATAATCACCCCAAAGGTCATGAAGAAGAACTCTGA
- a CDS encoding ASCH domain-containing protein produces the protein MKIWYSGRESKLLDDIIAGRKTVEGRLNRGKFAEYRVGDKIRLRRDVRDAEGILHDGEPDQARVEIIAIRHYNSFLEMVQVEGYHRVIPHATSAEAAAAEYNKYYSAADQKHYGVLAVEVRSLL, from the coding sequence ATGAAAATCTGGTACTCAGGACGAGAATCAAAATTACTCGACGATATTATCGCCGGGCGGAAGACGGTTGAAGGTCGGTTGAATCGTGGAAAGTTTGCCGAGTACCGAGTCGGCGATAAGATTCGCCTGCGCCGCGATGTTCGCGATGCCGAAGGAATACTACACGACGGCGAACCAGATCAAGCACGCGTGGAGATTATCGCCATCCGCCACTACAATTCCTTTTTAGAAATGGTGCAGGTCGAGGGTTACCACCGTGTTATTCCGCACGCCACCAGTGCCGAAGCTGCCGCTGCCGAATACAACAAATATTATTCTGCTGCTGACCAAAAACATTATGGTGTGCTAGCAGTGGAAGTTCGCTCATTGCTTTAA
- a CDS encoding sensor histidine kinase codes for MKQQRVRRLALSYLAVIMTLSLAFSVIIYAITSVQLNRPLPPSEHAQQPPELVERQFSRRLEQRNRETRGSVVMSLIVLNGVMLLIGYWLSLLLARRTLTPIERAMRAQVQFVSDASHELRTPLTALMTTNEVALRKKTLDEKKARAVFQRNIDEVEKLCELTDNLLQLTQVDNQQIEKQAVDMAKLVRDTVDRYQPVADKKQVVLDMQVPSVTHTVAVAAAAQILGTLIDNAIKYSPPGSTVVIRLDGQTLSVVDQGIGIAKQDQAKIFDRFYRSDEARTRGHSSGYGLGLAIAKAVADKNGYQLSVKSEPGQGSTFSLHF; via the coding sequence ATGAAACAGCAGCGCGTTAGGCGTCTAGCGCTGAGCTACTTGGCGGTGATTATGACGCTGTCGCTAGCCTTTAGTGTGATTATTTATGCCATCACTTCTGTGCAATTAAATCGTCCATTGCCACCGAGCGAACACGCTCAGCAGCCACCAGAGCTCGTCGAACGTCAGTTTAGTCGCCGCCTGGAGCAGCGCAACCGCGAAACCCGTGGGTCGGTCGTTATGTCATTGATAGTACTGAACGGCGTGATGTTGTTGATTGGGTATTGGTTGAGTTTGCTGTTGGCGCGGCGAACCTTGACGCCGATTGAGCGGGCAATGCGGGCCCAGGTGCAATTTGTGTCGGATGCTAGTCACGAGCTGCGGACGCCACTGACGGCGCTAATGACCACCAACGAAGTGGCGCTACGCAAAAAAACGCTGGATGAGAAAAAGGCGAGAGCGGTATTTCAGCGCAATATTGACGAGGTTGAAAAATTGTGTGAGCTGACGGACAATTTGTTGCAACTTACCCAGGTCGATAATCAGCAGATTGAAAAACAGGCGGTCGATATGGCGAAACTTGTCCGCGACACGGTTGATCGCTATCAGCCGGTGGCTGACAAAAAACAAGTAGTGCTAGATATGCAAGTGCCGTCAGTAACGCACACGGTCGCAGTCGCGGCGGCGGCGCAAATTTTGGGTACGCTGATCGATAACGCCATCAAATATTCACCGCCAGGCAGTACGGTAGTCATTCGGCTGGACGGGCAAACGCTGTCAGTCGTTGACCAAGGTATTGGCATCGCCAAACAAGACCAGGCGAAAATTTTTGACAGATTTTATCGTAGTGATGAGGCGCGCACGCGTGGGCACAGTTCGGGCTATGGACTCGGACTGGCTATCGCTAAGGCGGTGGCTGACAAAAACGGCTATCAATTGAGCGTTAA
- a CDS encoding response regulator transcription factor produces the protein MRILLVEDDVAIARSLKEGLEDEAYAVDVAHDGDEGYRTATADEYDVIILDVMLPEMNGYEVCRALRKDGNQTPILMLTARDAERDIVEGLDMGADDYLAKPFSFEVLLARLRALLRRPNERLEEVLRVGDLTLDPSLKKVMRANQEINLTAKEYGVLEYLMRNAGKVLSKEQIISHVWDFDADVLPNNVELFIMFLRRKIDKPFDSKLIHTVPGFGYKLEDKS, from the coding sequence ATGAGAATTTTACTAGTAGAAGACGACGTAGCCATTGCCCGGTCGCTGAAAGAAGGCTTGGAAGATGAAGCCTATGCGGTTGATGTGGCGCATGATGGCGATGAGGGGTATCGGACGGCGACGGCGGATGAGTACGATGTGATTATTCTTGACGTGATGCTGCCGGAAATGAATGGCTATGAGGTCTGTCGGGCGCTACGCAAAGACGGTAATCAGACGCCGATTTTGATGTTGACAGCGCGTGATGCCGAGCGGGATATTGTCGAAGGCTTGGATATGGGCGCTGATGATTATTTGGCGAAGCCGTTTAGCTTTGAGGTGCTATTGGCGCGTCTTCGAGCGTTGTTGCGCCGTCCGAACGAGAGGCTGGAAGAAGTCTTGCGGGTTGGTGATTTGACGCTTGATCCGAGTCTGAAAAAAGTAATGCGGGCGAATCAGGAAATTAACTTGACCGCCAAAGAGTACGGCGTCTTGGAATATCTGATGCGCAACGCTGGCAAGGTTTTGTCCAAAGAGCAAATCATCTCGCACGTGTGGGATTTTGATGCCGATGTCTTGCCGAACAATGTTGAATTATTCATCATGTTTTTGCGCCGAAAAATCGACAAACCATTTGACTCAAAATTGATTCACACTGTCCCCGGCTTTGGCTATAAACTGGAGGATAAGTCATGA
- a CDS encoding exopolysaccharide biosynthesis polyprenyl glycosylphosphotransferase: MKKNSDFYFKLVLIGLDVLALVGAFTAAYIMRVSLDTRPFHVQIGALEFITSIVLMLPLWVVLFSFFGLYDREHYIHPLREFWRLGMAAVCGIMMMISFSFFSNTPLFPAKMVVIYALIISFVILLILRSAANIVRLHLLRKNIGIKRVALVGNAESTRTLAEFISAYPSTGFHLSAIVSKDELIPPRLKGLRRSTLASALTRDKIDAIIQTDTARSEAHYNLAEQHYLDFYQAPALDGLMTARHTVEIINSVPLAYIHPTPLATGYGRVVKRLMDLIGATIGIIITSPIMLLVAIAVKLGDPRGPVLMHGRQRRRLTQFNRPFKVYKFRSHYAKFDGKTDEEVFAMIGKPELIDEYRQNGDRLNHDFRVTPVGRFIRRFSLDELPQLFNVIKGDISLVGPRALVPHELSNYEKKHTLLTVKSGLTGLAVVSGRRSIGFEERRRLDLYYVQNWSLWLDITILLKTCLVIFKKEP, from the coding sequence ATGAAGAAGAACTCTGATTTTTACTTCAAATTGGTGTTGATCGGGCTGGACGTACTGGCGCTAGTTGGTGCGTTCACGGCGGCATACATCATGCGCGTATCACTCGACACGCGACCCTTCCATGTGCAAATTGGGGCGCTGGAGTTTATCACGTCGATTGTGCTGATGCTGCCGCTGTGGGTTGTCTTGTTCTCGTTTTTTGGGCTATACGACCGTGAGCACTACATTCATCCGCTGCGTGAATTTTGGCGACTGGGCATGGCGGCGGTTTGCGGCATCATGATGATGATTTCCTTTAGCTTCTTTAGCAACACACCGCTCTTTCCGGCCAAGATGGTGGTGATTTATGCGCTGATCATCAGCTTTGTCATCTTGCTCATCCTGCGTAGCGCTGCCAATATCGTGCGGCTGCATCTGCTGCGCAAAAACATCGGCATCAAGCGTGTGGCGCTGGTCGGCAATGCCGAATCGACGCGAACGCTGGCAGAGTTTATCAGCGCCTATCCGTCAACTGGCTTTCATCTCAGTGCTATTGTGTCCAAAGATGAGCTTATCCCGCCGCGACTCAAGGGTTTGCGGCGTTCGACATTGGCATCGGCCTTGACTCGCGATAAAATTGACGCCATTATTCAGACCGACACTGCTCGCAGCGAAGCGCACTATAACTTGGCGGAGCAGCACTATCTTGATTTTTATCAAGCGCCAGCCCTCGACGGCCTGATGACGGCGCGCCATACGGTGGAGATTATCAATTCCGTGCCGCTAGCGTACATTCACCCAACGCCGCTAGCTACCGGCTACGGACGCGTGGTCAAACGGTTGATGGATCTCATCGGTGCGACCATTGGTATTATCATTACCTCGCCGATTATGCTGCTGGTAGCAATCGCCGTTAAGCTCGGCGACCCGCGCGGCCCCGTGCTGATGCATGGGCGGCAGCGGCGACGCTTGACCCAGTTTAATCGCCCGTTCAAGGTGTATAAATTTCGTTCACACTACGCCAAGTTTGACGGCAAAACTGACGAGGAGGTGTTCGCGATGATTGGTAAACCGGAGCTGATCGACGAATATCGGCAAAACGGTGATCGGCTCAACCACGACTTTCGCGTCACACCGGTCGGTCGTTTCATTCGCCGGTTTAGTCTCGACGAGCTGCCGCAGTTATTTAACGTTATCAAGGGCGATATTAGCCTCGTTGGGCCGCGGGCGCTGGTGCCGCACGAGCTGAGCAATTACGAGAAAAAGCACACGCTACTGACGGTCAAGTCTGGCCTGACTGGCCTAGCGGTTGTGTCGGGGCGGCGCAGTATCGGCTTTGAAGAGCGGCGGCGACTGGATCTTTATTATGTACAAAACTGGAGTTTGTGGCTGGATATCACCATCCTCCTCAAGACCTGCCTGGTCATCTTTAAGAAGGAGCCGTGA
- a CDS encoding S66 family peptidase: MIPDKLQPGDEVRVIAPARSASDIDERVLDRAKVALESLGLKVTFSKNAFSRNQRGCPTDDEKVEDLHAAFMDENVKCILAAIGGFNSNQLLGKIDWQIIKDNPKLFGGFSDITVLNHAILAKTGLVTYAMPNFYCFGLLPEANYSLEYFRRCLFADNPAEFIVQQSEIFYDFPWNYDEASPRQALENNGPRVVQSGSAEGVMIGGNLCSLNLLNGTEYFPKIEDDSYDSIPETLERHVQALMQQSFFRQIKAILVGRFQGESRAIDDMISDIILSKNIDSKIPVVVNLDFGHTDPKFTYPVGGKCKVVAGDGTRIVIHCDD; encoded by the coding sequence ATGATACCAGATAAATTACAGCCAGGCGATGAAGTGAGGGTAATTGCACCAGCGCGCTCAGCGAGCGATATTGACGAAAGAGTTTTAGATCGGGCGAAAGTAGCCCTAGAATCACTTGGGCTAAAGGTTACGTTTAGCAAAAATGCTTTTTCTCGAAATCAGCGAGGTTGTCCGACGGACGATGAGAAGGTTGAAGATTTACACGCAGCATTTATGGACGAAAACGTGAAGTGTATTCTGGCGGCTATCGGCGGATTTAATTCCAACCAGCTGCTTGGTAAAATTGACTGGCAAATTATTAAAGACAATCCGAAGCTCTTTGGTGGCTTTTCTGATATTACCGTCCTCAATCATGCGATTTTGGCAAAAACTGGGCTGGTGACTTATGCGATGCCAAATTTCTATTGTTTTGGTTTGCTACCAGAGGCTAATTATTCGTTGGAGTATTTTCGGCGGTGTTTGTTTGCGGATAATCCGGCAGAATTTATCGTTCAGCAATCGGAAATATTTTACGATTTTCCGTGGAATTATGACGAAGCTTCGCCGCGCCAAGCTTTGGAAAATAATGGGCCGCGAGTCGTGCAGAGCGGGTCGGCTGAAGGGGTGATGATTGGCGGTAATCTTTGTAGCCTGAACTTGTTGAACGGTACGGAATATTTTCCGAAAATTGAAGACGATAGCTATGATTCAATTCCTGAAACGCTTGAGCGTCACGTGCAGGCATTGATGCAGCAGTCATTTTTTCGTCAGATAAAAGCAATTTTGGTTGGGCGTTTTCAGGGCGAATCTCGGGCGATTGACGACATGATTAGCGACATCATTCTTTCAAAGAATATCGATTCAAAAATTCCAGTGGTGGTCAATCTTGATTTTGGTCACACCGACCCGAAGTTCACGTATCCTGTCGGCGGTAAATGTAAGGTTGTAGCGGGAGATGGTACTAGAATTGTCATTCATTGCGACGACTAA
- a CDS encoding glycosyltransferase, translated as MRTQPTIAIVHDWLYGGGAEQVVLALHQLYPEAPIYTSYCSRTWREKLDNKVVTGYLQHWPFAQLRRLLPVLRQRWFARLDLGQFDIIISSSGNGEAKFIRTTRPDQRHICYCHTPTHFYWRHYQEYLRRPSFRPRWLARLGLRLLVRPLRRRDYQAAQRVDVFLANSTAIQADIKQFYDRDSIVVFPPVQTTSFMALAKTRPRSVTLPTRPRCLVWGRLVPMKRLDLVIQACQQLGWPLDIMGDGPDRERLEKLAGDSTRFLGYVSDEARAAAIQQADLFIFTAHEDFGVAPVEALAAGLPVVAYQAGGALDYINPGKNGWFFAEQTVESLVATLQTLPGQQVSPRAIAASAKPFAEHAFTLAIKKIITNERRGAHAHRH; from the coding sequence ATGCGCACCCAGCCGACCATTGCGATCGTTCATGACTGGTTGTATGGCGGCGGCGCCGAGCAGGTTGTTTTGGCGCTCCACCAGCTCTATCCTGAGGCCCCGATTTATACCTCGTACTGCTCGAGAACGTGGCGAGAGAAGCTTGATAACAAGGTGGTGACCGGGTATTTGCAGCATTGGCCATTCGCTCAGCTCAGGCGACTGCTGCCGGTACTCAGGCAGCGGTGGTTTGCGCGGCTGGATCTCGGGCAATTTGATATTATCATTTCCAGCTCTGGTAACGGCGAGGCCAAGTTTATCCGAACCACCCGCCCCGATCAACGACATATCTGTTATTGTCATACGCCGACGCATTTTTATTGGCGGCACTACCAGGAATACCTGCGTCGACCGAGCTTTCGACCGCGGTGGCTGGCGCGACTGGGCTTGCGGCTGCTAGTCCGGCCCCTCCGGCGACGTGATTATCAGGCGGCGCAGCGGGTTGATGTTTTCTTGGCTAATTCCACCGCCATTCAAGCTGATATCAAGCAATTCTATGACCGAGACAGTATCGTCGTCTTTCCGCCGGTACAAACAACCAGCTTTATGGCGCTCGCAAAAACCAGGCCACGCTCCGTCACACTACCCACCCGGCCGCGCTGCCTGGTGTGGGGGCGACTGGTGCCGATGAAGCGGCTGGACTTGGTAATTCAGGCCTGTCAGCAGCTTGGTTGGCCACTGGACATCATGGGCGATGGGCCTGATCGCGAGCGGCTGGAGAAGCTGGCGGGTGACTCGACGCGCTTTCTTGGCTACGTCAGTGACGAGGCCCGGGCTGCCGCCATTCAACAAGCCGACTTATTTATCTTTACCGCCCACGAAGATTTTGGCGTCGCACCAGTCGAAGCCTTGGCCGCCGGACTACCGGTGGTAGCGTACCAGGCCGGTGGCGCGCTGGATTATATCAACCCCGGTAAGAACGGCTGGTTTTTTGCTGAACAAACAGTTGAGAGCTTGGTAGCAACGCTACAGACACTGCCTGGTCAACAGGTCTCGCCGCGGGCCATCGCCGCTTCCGCTAAACCATTTGCCGAACATGCCTTTACACTCGCTATAAAGAAAATTATAACCAACGAAAGGAGGGGTGCTCATGCGCATCGCCATTGA
- a CDS encoding LexA family protein, whose amino-acid sequence MQPTKKQKILLDFIDGFIKGNGYSPTLREIMQALGYKSVSTVAKHVDNLVAAGMLDKRDGEVRSLALCQSEKEAWWQNLAKEIKQREAMDDEKSRLETEILKKALEIVRR is encoded by the coding sequence ATGCAGCCAACAAAAAAGCAAAAAATACTGCTAGATTTCATCGATGGCTTTATCAAGGGTAATGGCTATAGCCCGACGCTGCGGGAAATTATGCAGGCACTGGGGTATAAGTCGGTCTCAACGGTGGCGAAGCATGTCGATAACCTGGTGGCGGCCGGGATGTTAGATAAGCGCGACGGCGAGGTGCGGTCACTGGCGCTGTGCCAGTCGGAAAAAGAGGCGTGGTGGCAAAATTTGGCAAAGGAGATTAAGCAGCGGGAAGCGATGGATGATGAGAAATCGCGCCTGGAGACAGAGATCTTGAAAAAAGCCCTGGAAATCGTCCGCCGGTAA